The sequence TTTGCGCCTTGCGAATTCCGCGACGCTTTCGTTTCGTCTCCCGCTCGGGTGCGCTGTTGGGTGGAAACAAATAGGCCTGGGCGCCTGGCGTTGGTTCGAGTGGTGCAGTGATCTGTCTGGTCGGTTGTTGTGTTGCGCCGTGTTTTAGGGCCAACGTTTAGGGTTTGGTGGAATTTGCGAGCAGTTTTCACTCACAATTCTGGTTACTATGCTAAATTGCTTCCACCCGATTTTTGGATTTAGTTTTGCGGGATTAGCAGCTAGAATTCCATTTTTTTTAGCGCACTTCGTAGTAGATATCTCTATTATGAGTTTTTGTGGCGAGGCTCATGGTGTAGTATTTAGAATTTAACATAGTTCATATTTTGCAGTACTCTTGTCACTGAGTTCTGGTGGATGTGAAACCCTGGTTTTGGCTAGCACAGATTTGTGCTAATTAACATATATTTCCACAAGTAGAGATTTTGTCAACTCAAATCGTGCTACAATGGCGTTTCAATAGCTTGCTTCAGAAGGCCACCCAACCTTTTGTGTTTctgtttcttagttgttttcagGTGCCTTTTGTTTGCATCTGTATAACCTTTAAAGCTTGTTGAGGTGAACCTTACTGACAGCATATGCTTGTACTTACTTTTTTCTTCTTAATCGAATGGCAGCACTCCTGCCctcttttcgaaaaaaaaagtgGTTTCTATTGGAGTGATCAGGATTAGATGGTTGTAAAACTCTTACATTTTTGCTGTTACTGGGGGATAGAGGTATGGCCGTATAGCTCGTTGTATTGCTAGTTTGCTGCTCTTGGATAACTTTGTATCGTACTACTGTCTACAGTTTACCCATGTACTACTTCTATGCACTTTGCGTTTGTGTTTGATTTTGTTTGGAGCATACTACTGTAAGTGAGATGTCAATGTCCAATACCTACTGCCAACATAGGTGTTCGCTCTACGCAGACGACGTGGTTCTATTTCTATCACCTACTGCCATGGACATACAATCTCACTTAGCCATTGTTCAGTTCTTTGGGATCGCCTCCGGGCTATCAACAAACCTGAACAAATCCGTTGATGTTCCTATCAGTTGCAGTGAGGAGGAAATCTCTACCATCCGGGACTATCTCCCTTGCAGTCTGTCCTCCTTCCCGATCCAGTACTTGGGTGCTCCACTTTCGACCGGTAGACTCCGTAAGAACCACCTTCAGTCGGTGGTGGATAGAATTGCTTCCAAACTCCTTGCCTGGCAAGCGAAGCTTATCTCCAGACCAGGCTGTGCCACCCTCGTGAGGTCTGTTTTATCATCGACACCAATTGACACTCTAATTTCTATCGATGTCCCACCTTGGGTGATTAAGCAGATCGACAAGATAAGGAAATGTTTTCTTTGGAGCGGTGAAAGATCAACTTCCGGTGGACGCAGCTTCCTGGCTTGGCCCAGAGTTTGTCGTCCTCTAGAATATGGAGGGCTCGGCATTTAGGACCTTAGGCTTGCTGGCTATGCATTGCGACTGCGCTGGCTCTGGTGGCAGCGGTGCAGCCGATCTAAGCCGTGGGCTTCACTGACGTTGCATCATGAGAAGCAAGTCCAGGCTCTCTTTGAAGCGTCCACTAGGTTCGAGGTCGGGAACTGCATGCTTACGCTCTTTTGGACTGATGCCTGGCTCCATGGCGGCTCCATTCGATCTATGGCTCCCGACCTGTTCATGTGTATCCCCCCTGCGGTTACCAGAAGCAGAACAGTACACGATGCCTTACAACAACGAACTTGGGTGAGGGATATCACCAGCCCCCTCTCCATGCGCGCCTTAAGCCAATATTTGGAATTATGGAACCAGCTGGAGACCTTAAGTTTAATCGACGAGGAGGATCGGATGGTTTGGAAATGATCTGCCTTCGGACAGTATTCTGCTAGCTCGGCTTACCAACTAATGTTCCAAGGTTCAATCAAATTTGGGGGTGCTAAGATCCATGGCAGGCTTTGGACAGCGGCACGCAGCAAGCGCCACGGACTTTAGGATGATGATTCTTGCACATGTGTGCTCAGCTCCAGGAATCAACCGATAATCTCCTCCTGCACTGCGTCTCCGCAAGGGAGCTCTGGTGGCGCGTCCTGGGGATCCATACGCCGCTTGCAGACACTACACTCCTGGACTGGTGGTCGGAGCTACGAAAGGGCGTCGACAAAGCGTTCCGGAAGGGCCTCGACTCCATAATTCTACTTATTTGTTGGAGAATCTGGCTAGCAAGAAATGATGTGGTCTTCAACAACCATCGCATCTCTTCGGCCCTCATGGTGGCTCACATCTGGGATGACATCGAGCGATGGTGCAGTGCAGGGGCGACAAATCTAGCAGTGCTCAGAGAATGGTTGCTTGCTTTCGGTTCTTTAGTCTAACTTGAGTCACCGGTTTAGCTCCTTGTTGTTACGCCTCTCGTAATTTTCTTGCCTAGTTACCTCTTTTTGTAAGTCTGTGACCCGGCAAGGTCGTTGTGTAAACTTCTAATTTTTCCTTTAATACAAAGATGTgcagctctcctgcgtgttctagaaaaaaaaatccaatacCTGATCATCCCCATTATTGTAGTGTTTGGAGCTGAAAATGAGTGAGGGGAATACTAGTCAGCTTGCCCTTGACAAAGGACTCTCTCAAATGTCTAAGGATAATGATTCAAATAGCCCTGCAACTATCCAGAAGATAAAAGTTGACACGGAAGATTCTGGAAGCAACATTGAATCGCCCACTCCAGAGAAACCTGAATCTAGAAGGAAAGGGGTTGTTGTCAGTTAACTGGCAAGGAATTTGCTTGCATAGAGGTACAAGGATAGATTCGCAGATCAGGAAGATGAGGATGACACAGATGATGAAGACTATAATGACTGTCTCGCCTGGTGATAGCCAATCTTTAATATCAGGAAGAGGAAGCATTAAACTTCTTGAAAGGTGagccatttttttattttcatctcGATGTCTCATGCATCTGCGTGCTGCCTAGTCATGATTATTCACCTTGGCTTTCTTCAATAACAGACACAAGAATTTGCTAAATCTTTTCAATAAAATGGAGAGTTCTATAAGGTTGCTACGCCTGCGGAAGAAGATGACTACATTTAAGAATATTGCCACCCAGGTGGAAGTACTCACAAAGAGGTAGTAATGACAACGAAAGTGTCTGTCTGAAAAATCATTATTTCTTATTCGTTTGCTATTGCACTCAGATGATGATTTTTCTGCATTACAGGAAGTTCTCACACAGTCCTTTGGCCCAGATGAAGTATTTGTTTCCAGAAGCAATCCAGATAAATAGGATACTGTTACATGATGAGAAAAGCCTTTGCATGTATGCTGATATGGAAATTACACTTGTAATGAACGTTGTGGAATGCGGAAGACCTGATCAGTCTCCATCCATGGCAATCTGCGAGGCTTTTTACTCAAagcttttgaattttttggatgCTCATCATAAGGTACAAAACTTAATTCAACTCGGTCTTGCTCAGGTAGTTGTTAATTGATATAGCATGGTTTTCGCTCTGTGAAATTTCATATAATTTCCTTGGATCACCTCCACTGAAGTTACATCTTCTCATCTCAAATGAACCTATATGTACTTTTGCAGAGGGGCGTATATGTACTTATTATTATGGTAGTGTTCAAACTATGACAATTCTCTCAGCATTCTTGTTGCAATTGCTATATGTGCAGGGTATAGACATTCCTAAGGCCATGCTACCAGAACCCTTCAATTCAAGGGAGAAGTTATATCTCGAGGCATCACCTGATGGACATTCTTCTGAGCCACCTCTGCAGAGTTCCACTGAAAATGGGTTTGCAAATGCTTCCCACTTCCCACAATCTTTTCAAAAACTCATGTCCCAGAAAATTGTTGCTGATGCAACTGCGAAGACAAAGTTGCTATCTGATCCGGCGGAGCTGAGCTCTCTGTGTGCTCATGACACAGAAAGGCCAAATAGAAGCCCTAAAAAGCAAGACAAACATGTGCCAGTTCCACTAAAGTCTGAAATTTCTGCTACTCCTGACCGCCGTTTGATCTCTTGCTGCCAAGAGAGTACGCCAAAACAAGGGACATCAGAGTCACCATTGATGGCTCGAACGCCAGCAATGCAGACACCAAAAAGGCCATTGCCCTCTCCACTTGAGAAACCCGAGACCACATGAAGTTCAGCCCGCAGATCACTGATGTATTCATCGTTAAAATTTGAAGGAAGCCCATCTTATCATGATGGAATGGAACATGAGGTTACAGCTAAAAAAGGCCTGTTCTCTGAAGCCCATCTACTCGTACCAACTTGCTGGAGGTATGCAATTTCTTGTTCTTATTCCATCAGGACCATCACATAGAAGGTTATATATCTTTGTATGGATCAGTCTGGAAGTTCGCAAGTGCCATAGTCAATGGCATAAACTAGATAACAAATGCTTTTGCTTggattctgaatttctgatttATGCAAGAACTCTACTGTGGAATGGAATAACTGTAGACAACTATTTCTGTAATTTTAGTTTGTCATACGATTGATAAATAGCATTTATGTGGATTGCACATTATAGACCTCTTAACTGCCTTCATCTAGCATGATAATCTGGGACGGGCATACACGACTGTCCAATAATCCTAGAATGTTGGCAGTAAGTAGTTGTTGCTACAGAAATAAGCAAGCCATCGGGCTACCAATAACCAGCAGTAGCCTAACTATTACCTTGGTATTCCAAGGCAAAGTGATGTTCTGTTGGATAGGatgcttgcttcttcttttttggtatAAGCAATTGATGTTCCTCTTAATTTTCTGTGTATGCCATGGTGTATGACTAATAGGGGTTCTGCTTTCAGTTCTTTGTTTGTTGTAACAGAATGGAAGATTTGAAGAAATTCTAAGCATATTCACTTGTCCACTGCTTACCTTTTGACCAAATGAACTTGTTCGTTGCAGGAAAATGATCCTATGTGCATTATTGGTAAAGAGAAAATCAATCAAGTAGACCCGTTGGACACCCAGGAAAAGCTAGGTTCTTTACGCGTCACATTTGACATAGTCTGTGATATTTCTCGCTCTACCAAGAATTCGTTAATGACAAAACAGGAACTTTTCCACAATATTCTTGCCAACAACTTGGAGATAGAAGAGATCGGTAATGATGGTCAATGTAACGATTCCAAACTCTCTGTACTTGATAGTTCCCAAGCTGTGCTGATTGTGTGTTACTTTTTTTTCCTTATCACTTGATAGGGGAAATAGAAGAGCAGCTGCATATTGTGGAGGATCTGGCTCCCGATTAGATTTCTAAGAAGGTGATAAATGGTGAAGAAATACTTTACAGGTAAGTTCATGAGCTAGCTATCAAGCGTCTTTTAGAGAAATTTCATCATTTTGTTCACACACGTCCTTGTGTTGTATCATTCAGTATTACTAAGCAAAcatcctccttttttttcttagattCTCAACGgaatactaacatatattttcttttaattgGCAGCATTGAACAAATACCGGATCAGAATTCTGTTCGGGCAAGGCTTGTCGAAGCCATTTGAGAGATCTTCGATCTGATTAAAGCTGAAAACTCCACCTAATATGTATGTACTACTAATGTTTGAGGACTTGAGCGGTTACTTAGCTAATTTACCGTCATGGAATCCTCGTGCACTCTTGCTGACTCTTGGTTGAACTAGTCTCTTAGAGTCTTAGTTGACTGCTCAACAAATGATTGAATGCTGAAGTTGTTACGAAGCTTGAATTCACAGTGAGTTTCACACCTGAGTGTAATTTGGCCGGCTGGTCGGACTGTTTCATGCCTCCCAGGTAGGTTCTGTGAGCCTTCTGACTTTATGCGGTAGTTAGCCCAAGAACTCAACATAAGATTTGCTCTGTGAACATTACTTGAGTTGCTCATGAAAATGCAAACggaagggtttttttttttgcacgcTTGCATAAGAAATTATGTTTACTGCTCTGTCAAGGTTCTTATTCCTGATCACGCACAAGCTTATTCACACCATTCAGTGATTATGCTCTGTAATACTGGTGTGAAGCGCACTGCTCGCTTTATATGAGTTTAGAGAACACACAGTAACTTTTTCACTAGCCCAAACTATACACTGCACTATTTATTCCATATATACAGCAATGACATGGCATACAGTACACAAGTACAGGGCAATGAGCCCATCCTCTAATCTCATACACAGCATGTACCAACATTCCAACAACAAATAGAGCAGACACAACCATCAACTGCCTCTCACTCATCAGACCAGGTGATGTCCACCATGCCGACGTTCTGGTCGAGCCCCAGGGCGTCCCAGACCGCCGGCGACGCGTCGACGATGTTGTTGTCGCAGGGCGGCTCGAAGTTGTGCTCGTCGTCGCAGCCGTGCACGGAGTCGCACTCGTCCACCACCTTGGCGTACACAGAGTTGCCGTTCGCGGTGATCTTGATGCGGTGGCTGCACCGGGCCATGTTCTCGAACCACCCCGTGGAGAGCGCGACGACCTTCTCCTCGTCGCTGTGGTACGCGTTGTCGCACTCCGACGGGCCGCCGCCGTCCTTGCCCTTCTCGAAGCTGTTGAGCGTCAGCACGGCCTTGGTGCTCGCGGTCACCGGCGGCGAGCAGCGATACTGCGGGTACATCTTGCCGTCCTCGCAGCAGTCCGGGTCGTTGCTCTTCTCGCAGTTGCCGGACCTGCCCGGGAGGTACCCACTGGCGCGGCACACGCCGAGCCCGGCGCCGGGGCGGCGGGACGACGCGATGTGGGAGGTGGAGAGCGCGACCAGGAGGAAGATCGCCATGGTGGCTAGAGCTCTGGCAGTGGCCATATTTGCGTAGCCTTGCTTGAACTCTCTTGTTCGCTACTAGTAACTTGTTTGCCTTGATTGCGTGTGGTTAGAGCGCGGCAAGGGTGAGCTTTTATAGTCATCTCCCCGGGATCACTGGTTCTAGTGTTGTTATGAACAGAGTTTTTGGTCTGTGTCTCCACGGCAAATCGTTGTTATGTTCAGATGGGAGCTATCTTCATGAACTGCCGTACCGTGTCAAATGGTTTGACGAATGTGAGCGTCACAGGCGCACGGCACTTCACCTTCTCAGTAAAAAGAGTTACCGAGGGGTGCAGGGGGCGACgaaaaaaaaaggggagaaaatGGGCCAATTTTTTGAAcgaaaatttaaataaaatttgactATTTTTATGAAAGAAAAAGCAACAAATTATAGTTTCCTAGGCTCAAATGCATTACCTTCCCTTTCTCATTTGAACCTCTCACACACACTATGTACCAAAGCACAAGACAAGCCTTCCACGCAACCAAGGCCAGTTCTGACCTTTTGGTGGCCCGGTGCGAGACAAAAGTGGAGACCCTATGtaacaataataatatttttattacaatTGTAAAGCTAATCTTTAGCGTATTACAAGAACACAAACTACTAAGCAGTTATAATAGCTCAAATAATATTAGTACATACTAGAAAACTATAAAATGCTACTAGGATAAA is a genomic window of Phragmites australis chromosome 24, lpPhrAust1.1, whole genome shotgun sequence containing:
- the LOC133907362 gene encoding CDT1-like protein a, chloroplastic, with amino-acid sequence MRMTQMMKTIMTVSPGDSQSLISGRGSIKLLERHKNLLNLFNKMESSIRLLRLRKKMTTFKNIATQVEVLTKRKFSHSPLAQMKYLFPEAIQINRILLHDEKSLCMYADMEITLVMNVVECGRPDQSPSMAICEAFYSKLLNFLDAHHKENDPMCIIGKEKINQVDPLDTQEKLGSLRVTFDIVCDISRSTKNSLMTKQELFHNILANNLEIEEIGEIEEQLHIVEDLAPD
- the LOC133907363 gene encoding putative ripening-related protein 5 → MATARALATMAIFLLVALSTSHIASSRRPGAGLGVCRASGYLPGRSGNCEKSNDPDCCEDGKMYPQYRCSPPVTASTKAVLTLNSFEKGKDGGGPSECDNAYHSDEEKVVALSTGWFENMARCSHRIKITANGNSVYAKVVDECDSVHGCDDEHNFEPPCDNNIVDASPAVWDALGLDQNVGMVDITWSDE